CGCCCGCGCGCTGCCGACATTGGCGGTGGCGGATGCCAATTGCGCCTCCTGGCGGCGGATGTCGGGACGCTGGGTCAGCAATTCGGACGGCAGGCCCGGCGTGACGCGGGGGACGGCAACCGCGTTGAGCGAGCCGCCGGCGACGCGCACGCTTTCGGGCGGCCGCGACACCAGCACCGCGAGCGCATTGACGTTCTGGTCGAGCGTCTGCCGAAGCGGCGGCACCAGCGCGCGCTGGTTGGCGACCACGCTCTCCTGTTGCGCGACGTCGAGATCGGAGCCGGTGCCGGCCTTGAAGCGGTCCCGGATCGCATTGAGGATGCGCTCGGCGCTGGCGATGTTGCGCTGCGCGGTGCGGAGCCGGTCCTGGGTGGCGAGCACAGTGAAATAGGCATTGGCTACGCTCGTCAGCGTGGTCAGCGCCACCACCTCGCGATCGAACCGGTTGGCGACCGCAGTCTCCTCCGCCGCCTGCGCGGCGTCGCGATTCTGGCCCCAGAAGTCGAGCTGGTAGCTGGCGCTGAGCGAGGCGTTGTAGTTCACCACTTCGCGCCCGCCATTGGTGAGACCGCTCGCGCTGGAGCCTGAGGTGCGGGAATAGGTCTCCGATCCGTTGAGATTGACGGTTGGCAGCAGCGCCGCGCTGGCCTGCCGCGCCAGCGCATCGGCCTGGCGGAAGCGGGCGACCGCCGCGGCGATATCGAGGTTGACGGTCTGCGCCTCCTCCATCAGCTGGGTCAGCTCGCTGGATCGGAAGCCGCGCCACCAGTCGAGCGTCGGAAGCGCATCGCCGGGCCGGCCGAGCCGCGCGGCCTTGTAACCCTGCGGCACGTCGAGCGCAGGATCGGGGATGTCCTGGGTCAGGATACAGCCGGCCGAGCCCGCGACCAGGCCGAGCGCGACGATCGAGCGTCCGGCCAGCCGTCCCAGGCGGCCGGCGAGGCCGAACCGGCCTCCAGGCACCATCACGGATGCGGGCTGGGTCACACCCGCTCTCCGCCGGAGCCAGACCTTGCCCGTGGCGCACGAGCGACGCGTTCAGCGGTGGTCTGGGTGACGTACACGGGCTAATGCTTTCAATGGAACCTGACTGTCCTATCCTACCCTTGGGACGATGGAGCGGACAGCCCCGTCACGGGCGCACGGCGTCGCATCGCAAGCGATTCGAGGCCAGCCTGATTGCGGGCTTTCCCCTATTTTTAAGGCATTTCCGCGCGTTTCAGGCCGGTGCCGGAAGTCATATTCTAACAAAGATTTCATGGGGATTTCTCGGCCCTGTTGCGCCGAAACCGCAGCGTCCAGCGCCCTGCCCGGCGCCCCGATGATCCAGATCGCGCGATCCGTCGTTACCTTCGAGAGATTCGCTGCTTTGCGTCCCATAGCGGCGTTCAACCTTCGGACCCGACATGACCTACCTGTACGCCTACCTGTCGACATTGATCGTTTTTCTGCTCTGCGACATGGCCTGGCTTGGAACGATGGCGAGCCGACTGTATCGCCCGACTCTCGGCGACATCCTGTCGGCCGAGGTCAACCTGCCTCCGGCGATCGTGTTCTATCTGGTCTACCCGGTCGGGCTGGTGGTGTTCGCCGTGCTTCCGGCCCTGAAGTCGGGAGGCCTTGGCTCGGCCGCGCTCAGCGGCGCGCTGCTCGGTTTCTTCAGCTACATGACCTATGACTTGACCAACCAGGCGACGTTGCGGAACTGGACCGTCCAACTCACATTGCTCGACGTCACTTGGGGGACGTTGCTTGGCGCAATTTCCGCGACGGCGGCGTATTTCGTGACATCGAGGCTAGTCCCCTGACGTCAGCTTCGGAAACGGAAGGAACGCCCGGGTCCGCGCCTGCACGTCGCGGAACTGCTGCCCGCGCGAACGCAGCATGTGCTGTTCGAGCGGCGGCACGCCGGACACGTGGACCAAGACCCAGTACATGCAGGCCGGCGCC
The window above is part of the Bradyrhizobium sp. PSBB068 genome. Proteins encoded here:
- a CDS encoding efflux transporter outer membrane subunit, which gives rise to MVPGGRFGLAGRLGRLAGRSIVALGLVAGSAGCILTQDIPDPALDVPQGYKAARLGRPGDALPTLDWWRGFRSSELTQLMEEAQTVNLDIAAAVARFRQADALARQASAALLPTVNLNGSETYSRTSGSSASGLTNGGREVVNYNASLSASYQLDFWGQNRDAAQAAEETAVANRFDREVVALTTLTSVANAYFTVLATQDRLRTAQRNIASAERILNAIRDRFKAGTGSDLDVAQQESVVANQRALVPPLRQTLDQNVNALAVLVSRPPESVRVAGGSLNAVAVPRVTPGLPSELLTQRPDIRRQEAQLASATANVGSARAQFFPSIQLTGTGGYQSQALVSLFQPHAAFFNLVGGMTQPIFDGGRILGNFENAKAKQDELLQTYRKTVVQSFTDVDNALVAIRETSRRLQLQRDVLSSSRRAFDLAEQQLKAGTADIVTVLNTQLTLFQAEDAYSQAQLARLLAIVSLYQALGGGWEPKMERPVDAL
- a CDS encoding DUF2177 family protein, yielding MTYLYAYLSTLIVFLLCDMAWLGTMASRLYRPTLGDILSAEVNLPPAIVFYLVYPVGLVVFAVLPALKSGGLGSAALSGALLGFFSYMTYDLTNQATLRNWTVQLTLLDVTWGTLLGAISATAAYFVTSRLVP